A single Xylanimonas cellulosilytica DSM 15894 DNA region contains:
- a CDS encoding carbohydrate ABC transporter permease, whose product MSAVTTTPSTATRGTAATPRRRRWTGRRAGKWVLSLVALLLAAVWAFPVYWMVLSAFTPNARLRATTPNFLPTNATLRNFQRLLESDSNFWPALRMSLGVTFLTVFLVLLFAFLAALAVSRYRFKGRKSFILAVLFIQMLPAEGLFIAQYKMLASTGMLNRTLGISILYTAAVVPFTIWMLRGFVAGIPADLEEAAMVDGLSRTQAFLRITLPLLAPGLVASGVYAFLQAWNEFTIALVALPGQSSQTLPLWLRGFINASAARGVDWATVMAASTLLAIPVIIFFLFVQGRMTSGLVSGAVKG is encoded by the coding sequence ATGAGCGCCGTGACGACGACCCCGTCGACCGCGACCCGCGGCACCGCCGCGACGCCGAGGCGCCGGCGCTGGACCGGGCGGCGCGCCGGCAAGTGGGTGCTGTCCCTCGTGGCGCTCCTGCTCGCCGCGGTGTGGGCGTTCCCCGTGTACTGGATGGTGCTGTCGGCGTTCACGCCCAACGCGCGCCTGCGGGCCACCACACCCAACTTCCTGCCCACCAACGCCACCCTGCGCAACTTCCAGCGCCTGCTGGAGAGCGACAGCAACTTCTGGCCGGCCCTGCGGATGAGCCTCGGCGTCACCTTCCTGACCGTGTTCCTCGTGCTGCTGTTCGCGTTCCTCGCGGCGCTGGCGGTCTCGCGGTACCGGTTCAAGGGCCGCAAGTCGTTCATCCTCGCGGTGCTGTTCATCCAGATGCTCCCTGCCGAGGGCCTGTTCATCGCGCAGTACAAGATGCTGGCCAGCACGGGGATGCTGAACCGGACCCTGGGCATCTCGATCCTCTACACGGCCGCCGTGGTGCCCTTCACGATCTGGATGCTGCGCGGGTTCGTCGCAGGCATCCCGGCCGACCTGGAGGAGGCCGCGATGGTCGACGGCCTCTCCCGCACCCAGGCGTTCCTGCGAATCACCCTGCCGCTGCTGGCCCCCGGCCTGGTCGCCTCGGGCGTGTACGCGTTCCTCCAGGCGTGGAACGAGTTCACGATCGCCCTCGTGGCGCTGCCCGGGCAGTCGAGCCAGACGCTGCCGCTGTGGCTGCGCGGGTTCATCAACGCCTCGGCGGCCCGCGGCGTCGACTGGGCGACCGTCATGGCCGCCTCCACGCTGCTCGCCATCCCCGTGATCATCTTCTTCCTGTTCGTGCAGGGGCGGATGACCAGCGGCCTCGTCTCCGGCGCGGTCAAGGGCTGA
- a CDS encoding carbohydrate ABC transporter permease has translation MATTTVLGAPVRQRRKPVTPYLLMIPAVAVLLLGLGYPVYWQIVTSFQEFGLAQQFGQPPTFAGLDNYARIFADDRTFAVVVRSIVFCLVTAFSTVILGLLLALLMRAVHGAVKVILQIALLLAWATPVVASVTVFRWLFDSRTGVINWLLVQAGLTQYQGHNWLAQPLSFFFVAALIIVWMSVPFVALSLFAGLTQVPDELLEAARIDGAGSTQILVRILMPLVRPVLAIVLLLQIIWNLRVFAQIRLLQDAGADVRRTNLLGNLIYELGMGSQNFGGAAAVSIFVLLLTIALSAPYVRSLMKEDAA, from the coding sequence GTGGCCACCACCACCGTGCTCGGCGCGCCCGTCCGGCAGCGCCGCAAGCCCGTCACGCCCTACCTGCTGATGATCCCCGCGGTCGCCGTGCTGCTGCTCGGTCTCGGGTACCCGGTCTACTGGCAGATCGTCACGTCGTTCCAGGAGTTCGGCCTCGCGCAGCAGTTCGGCCAGCCGCCGACGTTCGCCGGCCTGGACAACTACGCCCGCATCTTCGCTGACGACCGCACCTTCGCCGTCGTCGTCCGGTCCATCGTCTTCTGCCTGGTGACCGCGTTCTCGACCGTCATCCTGGGCCTGCTGCTCGCCCTGCTGATGCGTGCGGTCCACGGCGCCGTCAAGGTGATCCTCCAGATCGCGCTGCTGCTCGCGTGGGCCACCCCCGTCGTCGCGTCGGTGACCGTGTTCCGCTGGCTCTTCGACTCGCGCACCGGCGTCATCAACTGGCTGCTCGTGCAGGCCGGGCTGACGCAGTACCAGGGGCACAACTGGCTCGCCCAGCCGCTGAGCTTCTTCTTCGTGGCCGCTCTGATCATCGTGTGGATGTCCGTGCCGTTCGTCGCGCTCTCGCTGTTCGCCGGGCTCACCCAGGTGCCGGACGAGCTGCTGGAGGCCGCGCGGATCGACGGCGCCGGCAGCACGCAGATCCTGGTGCGCATCCTCATGCCGCTCGTGCGGCCCGTGCTCGCGATCGTGCTGCTGCTCCAGATCATCTGGAACCTGCGCGTCTTCGCGCAGATCCGGCTCCTGCAGGACGCCGGTGCCGACGTCCGCCGCACCAACCTGCTGGGCAACCTGATCTACGAGCTGGGCATGGGATCGCAGAACTTCGGCGGTGCGGCCGCCGTGTCGATCTTCGTCCTGCTGCTCACCATCGCGCTGTCGGCACCGTACGTCCGCAGCCTCATGAAGGAGGACGCGGCATGA
- a CDS encoding ROK family transcriptional regulator, with protein MSSMTTGGSRRALGSGLRATAKVLPEHTRAHNRAMVLQHLFHEGPTSRADLARATSLTRVTVSDLINVLMAEGLVEELGVQRGRGVGKPAILVGMRTDAFQIVAVDLSDDTVMRGAVLTLTGEAVVRRSLAVDDRTGDELVALIERFARRLVAAATQPVIGVGIGAPGVIDGSGRVHEAPNRKWVDLPLAAILSDRLGLPVQVANDADVAALGEYTYGGASDSLLVVTVGQGVGAGLVVDGSRVYGTNSAAGELGHVTVVDDGEECACGRRGCLETLLSAPNLRRAVENLDADEATMVLARVGRILGTTLAPVVSALNLGEVLLCGPADLLDGALREAAHATVVERTMPAVSAGLRLRMATLDDDVVLAGAAVLVLGAQLGVS; from the coding sequence ATGTCCTCGATGACCACCGGCGGGTCGAGGCGGGCCCTCGGGTCCGGACTTCGCGCCACGGCCAAGGTGCTTCCCGAGCACACTCGCGCCCACAACCGCGCGATGGTGCTCCAGCACCTCTTCCACGAGGGCCCGACGTCGCGGGCCGACCTCGCGCGGGCCACGTCGCTCACGCGCGTCACCGTCTCCGACCTCATCAACGTGCTCATGGCCGAGGGCCTGGTCGAGGAGCTCGGCGTCCAGCGCGGCCGCGGCGTCGGCAAGCCCGCGATCCTCGTCGGGATGCGCACGGACGCCTTCCAGATCGTCGCCGTCGATCTCTCGGACGACACCGTGATGCGCGGCGCCGTCCTGACCCTCACGGGCGAGGCGGTGGTGCGCCGCTCGCTCGCCGTCGACGACCGCACCGGCGACGAGCTCGTCGCCCTCATCGAGCGCTTCGCGCGCCGCCTGGTCGCCGCCGCCACCCAACCCGTCATCGGCGTCGGCATCGGAGCACCCGGCGTCATCGACGGCTCCGGCCGCGTCCACGAGGCCCCCAACCGCAAGTGGGTCGACCTGCCGCTCGCCGCGATCCTCTCGGACCGCCTCGGCCTGCCCGTCCAGGTCGCCAACGACGCCGACGTCGCCGCGCTCGGCGAGTACACCTACGGAGGTGCGTCCGACTCGCTGCTCGTCGTCACCGTCGGGCAGGGCGTCGGCGCCGGGCTCGTCGTCGACGGCTCGCGCGTGTACGGCACGAACAGCGCCGCCGGCGAGCTCGGCCACGTCACCGTCGTCGACGACGGCGAGGAGTGCGCCTGCGGACGCCGCGGCTGCCTCGAGACCCTGCTCTCCGCCCCGAACCTGCGCCGCGCCGTCGAGAATCTGGACGCCGACGAGGCCACCATGGTTCTCGCGCGCGTCGGACGCATCCTCGGAACCACGCTCGCCCCCGTGGTCTCCGCCCTGAACCTCGGCGAGGTGCTGCTGTGCGGCCCCGCCGACCTGCTCGACGGCGCGCTGCGCGAGGCTGCGCACGCCACCGTCGTCGAGCGGACCATGCCGGCCGTCAGCGCAGGGCTACGGCTGCGGATGGCGACGCTGGACGACGACGTGGTGCTCGCGGGCGCCGCCGTCCTCGTGCTCGGTGCCCAGCTGGGGGTGTCATGA
- a CDS encoding extracellular solute-binding protein codes for MKRNRLVATTVASTITLALALTACGGGGTGDGASPEPDDTATGAAEGATITMWVAGGDTPQELRDYLIDTFAEENPGSTLVIEEQAWGDLIPALTTALPDAANTPDVVEIGNTQAPTFTTVGAFREISPELFEELGGDKLLPSFVEVGSVGDSIYALPYYFGSRYMFFRADIWGEAGLEVPTTLAEFDEAVAALRTDTQSGLAMGGQDWRNGISWVFANGGELATFDGSKWTSTLSDPNTIAGLEEWQQVFATASNNATTDRDLAYWEFINDGTDGEAPAAATIMAPGWARWSIGDLTTNDAGDEVRDGMADESRFDIFALPGVDGGVAPVFAGGSNIGISATSQNPELAENLLRIIFSPEYQQLLGENGLGPANADYASALGDDKFAQTMIETAQASKLTPAAPGWAAIEGAFVLEELFQAIAEGGDVEALAAEYDARLTPMLNGQ; via the coding sequence GTGAAGAGGAACCGCCTCGTCGCCACGACCGTGGCCTCGACCATCACCCTGGCGCTCGCGCTCACCGCCTGCGGCGGCGGGGGCACCGGCGACGGCGCGTCGCCCGAGCCCGACGACACCGCCACCGGCGCCGCGGAGGGCGCCACCATCACCATGTGGGTCGCCGGTGGTGACACCCCGCAGGAGCTGCGCGACTACCTCATCGACACCTTCGCGGAGGAGAACCCCGGCTCGACCCTCGTCATCGAGGAGCAGGCCTGGGGCGACCTGATCCCCGCCCTGACCACCGCGCTGCCCGACGCCGCCAACACCCCCGACGTCGTCGAGATCGGCAACACCCAGGCCCCGACGTTCACCACGGTCGGCGCCTTCCGCGAGATCTCCCCGGAGCTCTTCGAGGAGCTGGGCGGCGACAAGCTGCTCCCGTCCTTCGTCGAGGTCGGCTCCGTGGGCGACTCGATCTACGCCCTGCCGTACTACTTCGGCTCGCGCTACATGTTCTTCCGCGCGGACATCTGGGGCGAGGCAGGCCTCGAGGTGCCGACGACGCTGGCCGAGTTCGACGAGGCCGTCGCCGCGCTGCGCACCGACACCCAGTCGGGCCTGGCCATGGGCGGCCAGGACTGGCGCAACGGCATCTCCTGGGTCTTCGCCAACGGTGGTGAGCTCGCCACCTTCGACGGCTCCAAGTGGACCTCGACGCTGTCCGACCCGAACACGATCGCGGGCCTCGAGGAGTGGCAGCAGGTCTTCGCCACGGCGTCGAACAACGCGACGACGGACCGCGACCTGGCCTACTGGGAGTTCATCAACGACGGTACCGACGGCGAGGCCCCGGCCGCCGCGACGATCATGGCCCCGGGCTGGGCCCGCTGGTCGATCGGTGACCTGACCACGAACGACGCCGGCGACGAGGTCCGCGACGGCATGGCCGACGAGTCCCGGTTCGACATCTTCGCCCTGCCGGGCGTCGACGGCGGCGTCGCCCCCGTGTTCGCCGGTGGCTCGAACATCGGCATCTCGGCCACGTCGCAGAACCCCGAGCTGGCCGAGAACCTCCTGCGCATCATCTTCTCGCCGGAGTACCAGCAGCTGCTGGGCGAGAACGGCCTGGGCCCGGCCAACGCGGACTACGCCTCCGCGCTGGGTGACGACAAGTTCGCCCAGACGATGATCGAGACCGCACAGGCCTCGAAGCTCACCCCGGCCGCGCCGGGCTGGGCCGCCATCGAGGGCGCGTTCGTCCTGGAGGAGCTCTTCCAGGCCATCGCCGAGGGTGGTGACGTCGAGGCCCTGGCTGCCGAGTACGACGCTCGCCTGACCCCGATGCTGAACGGCCAGTGA